In a genomic window of Candidatus Poribacteria bacterium:
- the pyrB gene encoding aspartate carbamoyltransferase gives MRHLVTLDDLSNFEIEQIFRLAAGMQSHLETWGGICRSKLLATLFYEPSTRTRLSFESAMGRLNGGTLGFADPQATSATKGETLADTARMVTNYADLIVVRHNWAGAARVIAQYAHVPVINGGDGSHTHPTQALADLYTIIQRKSQIDGLTIGICGDLQFGRAAHSFALAVARFGGNLIHIAPKPLQMPPWVLAQLEQRHRQIPLEVESITEVIDRLDVIYVNRLQEERLPPNMDAAAVRGSYLLNASVMKHAKPDAMIMHPLPRVNELAYELDDDPRAAYFEQSANAVPVRMALIASLVGLEQLILTQPPEREIASSTRTCENTNCVTNHETYLTPERETFKGDVTLDACAYCGNLLS, from the coding sequence ATGAGGCATTTGGTAACACTCGACGATTTGTCGAATTTTGAGATTGAACAAATCTTTCGGCTCGCGGCAGGCATGCAGTCGCACTTGGAGACGTGGGGAGGTATCTGTCGAAGTAAATTGCTGGCAACCCTCTTTTATGAACCCAGCACCCGGACACGACTCTCGTTTGAAAGTGCGATGGGACGGCTCAATGGCGGCACGCTCGGCTTCGCCGATCCGCAAGCAACTTCCGCGACTAAAGGAGAAACGCTTGCCGACACCGCACGAATGGTAACAAACTACGCCGATCTCATTGTCGTGCGGCACAACTGGGCAGGCGCGGCACGTGTCATCGCACAATACGCACACGTCCCCGTCATCAATGGCGGCGACGGCAGCCATACGCATCCGACACAGGCACTCGCGGATCTTTATACCATTATACAGCGAAAATCGCAGATAGACGGCTTAACCATCGGCATCTGTGGCGATCTTCAGTTCGGACGGGCGGCACACTCCTTTGCCCTCGCAGTGGCGCGATTCGGCGGAAACCTGATTCACATCGCGCCGAAACCGCTACAAATGCCGCCGTGGGTGCTCGCACAACTGGAGCAACGCCACAGACAGATACCGCTTGAGGTAGAAAGTATTACAGAAGTGATTGATAGGTTGGATGTCATCTACGTCAATCGACTTCAGGAGGAACGACTCCCACCGAATATGGATGCCGCTGCTGTCCGAGGCAGCTACCTACTGAATGCATCCGTTATGAAACACGCCAAACCCGATGCGATGATTATGCATCCGCTCCCGCGTGTCAATGAACTCGCCTATGAATTAGATGATGATCCCCGCGCCGCCTATTTCGAGCAATCCGCGAACGCAGTGCCGGTTCGAATGGCACTGATCGCTAGCCTTGTGGGATTGGAACAACTCATCTTGACACAACCCCCAGAACGAGAGATCGCTTCTTCTACACGGACGTGTGAAAATACAAACTGCGTCACGAATCACGAGACGTACCTCACTCCTGAACGTGAAACGTTTAAAGGGGATGTCACGTTGGACGCTTGCGCCTACTGCGGAAACCTGCTCTCGTAA
- a CDS encoding dihydroorotate dehydrogenase encodes MDTTDLSLSVNIGGIQMRNPVMTASGTFGYGSEYVDFVDLNRLGAVVVKGVTSVPWPGNPMQRIMETPSGMLNAIGLQNVGVDGFISEKLPYLRDFDVPVIVNVCGKTVEEYLIVTEKLNRAEGIAGIELNISCPNLDCGGMSFGVDATLAHQLVTEVRVKTNLPLLVKLSPNVTDITLIARAVEDAGANALSAINTLLGMAINAETRRPELANVTGGLSGPAIKPVALRLVWEVYKSVSIPIVGMGGIMTATDAVEFFIAGSSAVAVGTANFVNPQASIKVVKGLHAYLKKTDMGSIKELVGSLQVDSTTTT; translated from the coding sequence ATGGACACAACAGATTTATCACTCAGTGTGAATATCGGCGGGATTCAGATGCGAAACCCCGTCATGACGGCATCCGGCACCTTCGGCTACGGCAGTGAATACGTCGATTTTGTGGATCTGAACCGACTCGGTGCGGTCGTCGTTAAAGGCGTTACGAGTGTGCCGTGGCCCGGCAACCCGATGCAACGCATCATGGAAACCCCGTCCGGTATGCTGAACGCGATTGGACTCCAAAACGTCGGTGTAGACGGCTTTATCTCGGAGAAACTCCCCTATCTGCGTGACTTTGATGTGCCGGTGATTGTCAACGTCTGTGGCAAAACAGTCGAAGAATATCTCATCGTAACCGAGAAACTGAACAGGGCAGAGGGTATCGCCGGTATAGAACTCAATATTTCCTGTCCGAACTTAGACTGTGGTGGCATGAGTTTCGGTGTCGATGCGACATTGGCACACCAACTCGTCACAGAGGTCCGAGTGAAGACCAATCTACCGCTACTGGTAAAACTCTCCCCAAACGTCACAGATATTACGCTGATTGCCCGCGCAGTTGAGGACGCTGGTGCGAACGCCCTCTCTGCTATCAATACGCTTCTCGGCATGGCGATTAATGCGGAAACACGGCGACCGGAACTCGCAAATGTGACAGGGGGTCTCTCCGGTCCCGCGATAAAGCCGGTGGCATTAAGATTGGTGTGGGAGGTTTACAAAAGCGTCTCTATCCCCATCGTTGGAATGGGAGGCATTATGACTGCCACGGACGCTGTGGAATTCTTCATCGCTGGATCATCTGCCGTAGCGGTCGGGACAGCAAACTTCGTCAATCCGCAGGCATCGATAAAAGTGGTAAAAGGTCTCCACGCCTACCTCAAAAAGACAGACATGGGATCAATCAAGGAATTGGTTGGTAGTTTGCAAGTCGATTCGACAACAACTACCTGA
- a CDS encoding WD40 repeat domain-containing protein — MLRKKIQFLTFTLLFVSIFFLPTRIATAKLKATLEGHTDNVWDVAFSPNSQTLASASWDQTVRLWNVDTGQLLHTLTGHTHDVNSVAFSPDGQTLASASWDATIRLWNPNNGKHITTLTGHTNHTGRMMFSPDGATLASGSRDETVRLWNLNTGQEERILPNPSGWRSPVAFSPDGSVLAIGNRGISLLNMETGQYKKPIAGDIGNALSVVFSPDGQMVASGSQDNKVRLWEYNPEDYEFPLSPRTPWFG; from the coding sequence ATGCTTAGAAAAAAAATACAATTTTTGACGTTTACACTCTTATTCGTCTCTATTTTTTTTCTGCCCACACGCATAGCAACTGCTAAACTCAAAGCAACGCTTGAAGGACACACAGACAATGTCTGGGACGTTGCCTTCAGCCCGAACAGTCAGACCCTCGCCAGTGCAAGTTGGGACCAAACTGTTCGTCTCTGGAATGTAGATACAGGACAACTCCTGCACACCCTCACAGGACACACCCATGATGTTAATAGCGTAGCATTCAGTCCCGATGGTCAGACCCTCGCCAGTGCCAGCTGGGACGCAACAATCCGCTTATGGAATCCAAACAACGGAAAACACATTACGACCCTCACAGGACATACGAATCATACAGGACGCATGATGTTCAGTCCCGATGGAGCAACCCTTGCCAGTGGGAGTCGGGATGAAACGGTTCGGCTATGGAATCTAAACACAGGACAAGAGGAAAGAATCCTTCCCAATCCATCAGGGTGGAGAAGTCCAGTGGCATTTAGTCCCGATGGTAGCGTCCTCGCGATCGGAAACAGGGGAATCTCACTGTTGAATATGGAGACGGGTCAATACAAAAAACCCATCGCTGGAGATATAGGGAATGCCCTATCTGTTGTTTTCAGTCCAGATGGACAGATGGTTGCGAGCGGGAGCCAAGACAACAAGGTTCGCTTGTGGGAATACAATCCGGAGGATTACGAGTTCCCTCTATCACCACGAACCCCATGGTTCGGTTGA
- a CDS encoding T9SS type A sorting domain-containing protein — translation MVRLINFIPNDRSVQPERVSALRQFIKDTQQYFAEEMERHGFGRKTFSIRTNKNGEPAVHRIDGKFPDEHYSRPFLGWKVWTEVREHFDDSDLQDILLVIIDGKDLGGEATVNYYSKNSARVDWRHSHVTQGEEAYGGFAVVAGSDDYFIGLTAHELGHAFGLLHDYREGHEDTLMGGSKHRLSKCAAEWLSVHHFFNAEPIAPNTPADIQLLSTRAYSRETISLRFKVTDPDGLHHAQLLLPELNPDGVSVPRTMFDCKRLNGKTSTFESAVRTAALIDRATLQIIDVNGNITWATFSIELNSVVSDQNVLDINSDGVVNTSDLTHIASQFGQRGQNPADVNENRIVDVADLLLVAASLSSLSQQAVETLVATDVQKWLNDAKQLSVENEFQQKGIVFLEHLLAEIDLSSKPTKAGTGALKAVFEAHTDVVNSVAFSLDGQTLASASQDRTIRLWDPHTAEFKTLLIGHTDVVNSVAFSHNGETLASASPDTTIRLWDTRTGEHKTTLRAHSGYGYIGFYSVAFSPDEQTLAAGGNYRDPSIRLWDIDKEENIRTLTGHTERIMSVAFSPDGQILASGSADNTVRLWNPHNGNLVRTLTGHTDVVESVAFSPDGQTLASASRDTTIRLWNPHTGEKKKTLTGNTDWIKMIGFSPDGERLASGSLDRRVRLWEIQTGEYVDVLEEDAHSVRAVAFSPDGQTLATSRANATVQLWDVQTLLEQNPTLEPGLNKITGPWLWMIAPTEIGQGGANSTDVDSLADASGGNVTEAEVAANGAREGDAVGNYVWTLGAISPTGGGNVNNLVNKIGLGKGDVDDHSSYALITLESTTAQTDVEMRVGSDDSIKVWLNGEVVHNNPINRGANDFQDIFKVNLVAGDNLLLMKVSERDRGWSMFVGIDADVNAVYKPTSDAIAPVNVADVNEDGNVNATDLLLVVTALSKNATPHPRSDVNGDGAVNVADLLLVIENLDDPVNAAAPTNKEIATSLDPAMLEGQLNILRAESDGSRKYQQAIAFLQSLLAVTLPDKTQLLANYPNPFNPETWIPYQLSEPAEVTVHIYAIDGRLIRRLTLGHQPAGVYQSKSRAVYWDGRNTVSEPVASGIYFFTLTAGDFTATRKMLIRK, via the coding sequence ATGGTTCGGTTGATTAACTTTATTCCTAATGACCGATCTGTCCAACCCGAAAGAGTGTCAGCGCTTCGCCAATTCATCAAAGACACGCAGCAGTATTTCGCTGAAGAAATGGAACGTCATGGATTCGGTAGAAAAACCTTCTCTATTAGAACCAATAAAAATGGAGAACCTGCTGTGCATCGCATTGATGGTAAGTTTCCCGATGAACACTATTCCAGACCATTTCTTGGTTGGAAAGTCTGGACAGAAGTTCGCGAACACTTTGACGATAGTGATTTGCAGGACATCCTTTTAGTTATAATAGACGGTAAGGATTTAGGTGGGGAAGCGACTGTCAATTACTACAGTAAAAATAGTGCCAGGGTTGACTGGCGACATTCGCACGTAACACAAGGGGAAGAAGCATATGGAGGCTTTGCCGTTGTCGCCGGGTCTGATGATTACTTTATCGGTTTAACCGCCCACGAACTTGGACATGCGTTTGGCTTGCTTCATGATTATCGGGAAGGGCACGAAGACACTCTTATGGGGGGATCAAAACATCGATTATCAAAATGTGCTGCTGAATGGTTGTCGGTCCACCATTTCTTCAATGCCGAGCCCATAGCTCCCAATACGCCAGCGGACATTCAACTTCTCTCTACGCGGGCTTATAGTCGCGAAACAATAAGCCTCCGTTTTAAAGTAACAGATCCCGATGGGCTTCATCATGCTCAGTTGCTGCTACCCGAACTTAATCCAGATGGTGTCTCGGTCCCCCGTACTATGTTTGACTGTAAACGATTAAACGGCAAGACAAGTACATTTGAATCCGCCGTTAGGACGGCAGCACTCATTGACAGAGCCACGCTTCAGATTATTGATGTGAATGGTAACATCACATGGGCGACATTCTCTATCGAGTTAAATTCAGTGGTATCTGACCAAAACGTCTTAGATATTAACAGCGATGGCGTTGTGAATACCTCGGATTTGACACACATTGCCTCTCAGTTCGGACAACGCGGGCAAAATCCAGCGGACGTTAACGAAAATAGGATCGTCGATGTCGCGGATCTGCTTTTGGTTGCTGCAAGTTTATCCTCTCTCTCTCAACAGGCAGTTGAGACACTTGTTGCTACAGACGTTCAGAAATGGCTAAACGATGCCAAGCAACTTAGTGTTGAAAATGAATTCCAACAGAAAGGAATTGTCTTTCTTGAACACCTTTTGGCAGAGATAGACCTGTCGTCAAAACCTACAAAGGCAGGAACAGGGGCGCTTAAAGCAGTCTTTGAGGCACATACAGATGTTGTCAACAGTGTTGCGTTCAGTCTCGACGGACAGACACTTGCCAGCGCAAGTCAGGATAGGACCATTCGATTGTGGGACCCACACACGGCGGAATTCAAAACCCTCCTCATAGGTCATACAGATGTTGTCAACAGCGTTGCGTTTAGTCACAACGGGGAAACGCTGGCGAGTGCGAGTCCAGATACAACCATACGATTATGGGATACACGCACCGGTGAACACAAAACAACGCTCAGGGCGCATTCAGGATACGGATACATAGGTTTCTATTCCGTTGCGTTCAGTCCGGATGAACAGACACTTGCCGCCGGTGGTAATTATAGGGATCCTTCCATTCGGTTGTGGGACATAGATAAAGAAGAAAACATAAGAACACTCACGGGGCATACAGAGCGAATCATGTCAGTGGCATTCAGTCCCGACGGACAGATACTTGCCAGTGGGAGCGCGGATAACACCGTCAGATTATGGAATCCACACAATGGAAATCTCGTAAGAACGCTTACAGGACATACAGACGTGGTTGAGTCGGTTGCGTTCAGTCCCGACGGGCAAACGCTAGCGAGTGCAAGTAGGGACACAACAATTCGCTTGTGGAATCCACACACGGGAGAGAAAAAGAAAACACTCACCGGGAACACAGATTGGATTAAGATGATAGGGTTTAGTCCAGACGGGGAAAGACTTGCGAGTGGAAGTCTGGATCGTAGAGTTCGGTTATGGGAGATACAGACCGGTGAATACGTAGATGTTCTCGAGGAGGATGCGCACAGTGTTAGGGCAGTAGCGTTCAGTCCCGACGGACAAACACTTGCCACCAGCAGAGCAAATGCAACGGTTCAGCTATGGGATGTCCAAACGCTACTTGAGCAGAATCCCACTTTGGAACCCGGTCTAAACAAAATTACCGGTCCCTGGCTCTGGATGATTGCCCCGACAGAAATTGGTCAAGGTGGGGCAAATTCCACAGATGTGGATTCCCTCGCTGATGCCAGTGGCGGGAATGTGACGGAAGCGGAGGTCGCCGCAAACGGTGCCAGAGAAGGTGATGCCGTTGGCAATTATGTATGGACACTTGGTGCGATTTCCCCTACTGGTGGTGGTAATGTTAATAACCTCGTAAATAAAATCGGCTTGGGTAAAGGCGATGTGGATGACCATTCGTCTTATGCCCTTATTACGCTCGAATCTACCACCGCTCAAACAGATGTAGAAATGAGAGTCGGGAGTGATGATTCCATCAAAGTTTGGCTCAACGGCGAAGTCGTTCATAACAACCCTATCAATCGAGGCGCGAATGATTTTCAGGACATTTTTAAGGTTAATCTCGTTGCAGGCGATAATCTTTTGCTCATGAAAGTCAGTGAACGCGACCGGGGTTGGAGCATGTTCGTCGGTATTGATGCGGACGTAAATGCCGTCTATAAACCCACTTCTGATGCCATAGCCCCCGTAAATGTGGCCGATGTTAATGAGGATGGGAACGTCAACGCAACCGATTTGCTCTTGGTCGTAACTGCACTTAGCAAAAACGCAACACCTCACCCACGCTCGGATGTCAATGGAGATGGTGCCGTTAACGTAGCGGACTTGCTACTTGTAATTGAGAACTTGGATGACCCGGTGAATGCTGCCGCACCTACAAACAAAGAGATAGCTACTTCTCTGGATCCAGCAATGCTGGAGGGGCAACTCAACATCTTACGCGCTGAGAGCGATGGATCTCGTAAATACCAGCAAGCAATCGCTTTTCTCCAAAGTCTTTTAGCGGTAACGCTCCCTGATAAGACGCAGCTCCTCGCAAACTATCCGAATCCGTTCAACCCGGAGACATGGATACCCTATCAATTGTCGGAACCCGCAGAGGTGACGGTTCACATCTATGCGATAGATGGCAGATTGATTCGGAGGTTGACGTTAGGGCATCAGCCTGCGGGAGTGTATCAGAGCAAAAGCCGCGCAGTGTATTGGGATGGCAGAAATACGGTAAGCGAACCCGTGGCGAGTGGAATTTATTTTTTTACACTCACAGCAGGGGACTTCACTGCAACACGGAAAATGTTGATCCGGAAATAG
- a CDS encoding M50 family metallopeptidase — translation MVSIFKRYIALLLIFIGIVFLWNTLFVYPLKIFVVFMHEVSHGLAAIATGGRIVEIQINPQQGGHALTQGGSRFWTLTAGYLGSLLWGGLILLLAARTRFDKAISILIGIGMVAISIGFGESTFTYLFGIGFGVALIAIGFYLPEAVNDWILRIIGVTSCLYAILDIKSDVLDRSNLRSDARMLSEVTGIPTEVWGILWIIIAIGLTLWFLYLSGKTSTDQQTLTEEDTEL, via the coding sequence ATGGTATCAATTTTTAAACGTTACATTGCGTTGCTCCTGATTTTCATCGGTATCGTCTTTCTATGGAATACATTGTTTGTGTATCCACTGAAAATCTTTGTCGTCTTTATGCATGAGGTGAGCCACGGACTTGCGGCGATTGCGACGGGAGGGCGTATCGTAGAGATTCAGATTAACCCACAGCAGGGAGGACACGCCTTGACACAAGGAGGCTCTCGGTTCTGGACGTTGACCGCGGGTTACCTCGGGAGTCTGCTATGGGGCGGACTCATCTTACTCTTGGCAGCGAGAACCCGTTTCGATAAAGCGATTAGTATCCTGATCGGCATCGGTATGGTGGCTATCTCCATCGGCTTTGGCGAGAGCACATTCACGTATCTGTTCGGTATCGGCTTTGGCGTCGCACTGATCGCCATCGGTTTCTATCTCCCAGAGGCAGTCAACGATTGGATTCTCCGTATTATCGGCGTAACGAGTTGCCTCTACGCGATTCTCGACATTAAAAGCGATGTCTTGGACAGATCCAACCTCCGTTCGGATGCCCGAATGCTCTCAGAGGTAACAGGTATTCCGACTGAGGTTTGGGGGATTCTATGGATTATCATCGCCATTGGACTCACTTTATGGTTTCTCTATCTCTCAGGCAAGACCTCGACTGACCAACAAACACTTACCGAAGAAGATACCGAACTGTAA
- the aroC gene encoding chorismate synthase, whose protein sequence is MNTFGHLFRITTWGESHGGAVGVVVDGCPPQIALDISTIQFELDRRRPGQSHLTTPRQESDVVEILSGVFEGKTLGTPISMLVWNKDARPSAYEHLKDLYRPSHADFTYQQKYGIRNWQGGGRASARETIGRVAAGAIAKQVLREMSGTETLAYVKQIHTLEAEVDADRVTLEEIEASPVRCPDPIVGPKMAERIDQARRDLDSLGGIIESVARNVPVGLGEPVFDKLKADLAKAMMSLPATMGFQIGSGFDGITMMGSEHNDPFYLEKEDEPARIRTRTNNSGGTQGGISNGENILFQVAFKPTATIGKPQQTVDVQGNEVTLEASGRHDPCVLVRAPAIVEAMAALVLTDHLLRQRARSSRDHDYHNDVPL, encoded by the coding sequence ATGAATACATTCGGTCATCTTTTTCGGATTACGACTTGGGGCGAATCGCACGGTGGCGCCGTCGGCGTTGTCGTTGATGGGTGTCCACCGCAAATCGCTTTGGATATATCCACAATACAATTTGAACTGGATCGGCGGAGACCGGGACAGAGCCATCTCACGACACCGCGTCAGGAGAGCGATGTCGTTGAAATACTTTCGGGTGTCTTTGAAGGGAAGACACTCGGAACACCTATCTCCATGCTGGTGTGGAATAAGGACGCCCGTCCGTCAGCCTACGAGCACCTGAAAGACCTTTACAGACCCTCGCACGCCGATTTTACATATCAACAGAAATACGGTATCCGAAACTGGCAAGGTGGCGGTAGAGCGAGTGCACGGGAAACCATCGGACGCGTCGCCGCGGGAGCAATTGCGAAGCAGGTCTTGCGTGAGATGTCCGGCACCGAAACGCTTGCGTATGTCAAACAGATTCATACGTTGGAAGCCGAAGTGGATGCAGACAGGGTGACGCTTGAGGAGATAGAAGCGAGTCCTGTCCGGTGTCCGGATCCGATTGTGGGTCCGAAGATGGCGGAACGCATTGATCAGGCACGACGCGATCTTGACTCTCTTGGGGGTATCATTGAATCGGTTGCGCGGAATGTGCCTGTGGGGCTCGGTGAACCGGTATTCGACAAACTCAAGGCGGATTTGGCGAAGGCGATGATGTCTCTCCCGGCGACGATGGGGTTCCAAATCGGTTCCGGCTTTGACGGCATTACGATGATGGGGTCTGAACATAACGATCCGTTTTATCTCGAAAAGGAAGACGAGCCGGCACGCATTCGGACGCGCACGAACAATTCCGGGGGCACACAGGGCGGTATTTCAAACGGCGAAAATATTCTGTTCCAGGTCGCTTTTAAGCCGACAGCAACAATCGGGAAACCACAACAGACTGTTGATGTGCAGGGGAATGAGGTGACGTTAGAGGCAAGCGGACGACACGATCCGTGTGTGTTAGTGCGAGCCCCCGCGATTGTTGAAGCAATGGCGGCACTCGTCCTCACGGATCATCTCCTCCGCCAGCGCGCTCGAAGTTCACGCGATCATGATTATCATAATGACGTGCCTCTGTAA
- a CDS encoding CHAD domain-containing protein produces the protein MQHMATEPDLKGIAPDETLETCARQIIVRYFQEMMSYKAGAKEGIDIAFVHDMRVTARRLRAVMDNFADCFPKQSFKRHYKQIKAITQTMGAVRDLDVLIARFQNELANLTVVEQADIRGLIEHLQRKRKEAREPMLTLFEELEETGFETEFLKFFNYSQGVR, from the coding sequence ATGCAACACATGGCTACAGAACCGGACCTTAAAGGAATAGCGCCTGACGAAACCTTGGAAACCTGCGCTCGACAGATAATCGTGCGTTACTTTCAGGAGATGATGTCCTACAAAGCGGGTGCCAAAGAGGGGATTGATATAGCGTTTGTCCACGATATGCGAGTCACGGCGCGTCGCTTGCGAGCCGTAATGGACAATTTCGCTGACTGTTTTCCAAAGCAGTCGTTCAAAAGACATTACAAACAGATAAAGGCGATAACCCAAACGATGGGTGCTGTGCGAGATCTGGATGTCCTCATCGCTCGTTTTCAGAACGAATTGGCGAATCTGACGGTAGTGGAGCAGGCAGACATCCGAGGGTTAATTGAACACCTACAGCGGAAACGGAAGGAAGCACGGGAACCGATGCTGACACTCTTTGAGGAACTCGAGGAAACCGGTTTTGAGACCGAGTTTTTGAAATTTTTTAATTATTCGCAAGGCGTTAGATGA
- a CDS encoding CHAD domain-containing protein yields MAKARKITGVAPLQSYHDNARIILPQRLEEVYTWEPFIRDETRRAELHNMRISIKRLRYTMELFRVAYGAPTPNSQYAEFLAVIVDLQEILGDVHDADVVLEVLADYPSQSGNRGTQMDAPPGVATLIAQTKETRKADYETFLGKWDQLAVAGFKQKLLSFLTDQPSFIVPR; encoded by the coding sequence ATGGCGAAAGCGCGTAAAATTACCGGCGTTGCACCGCTGCAGAGTTATCACGACAACGCACGTATCATTCTGCCACAAAGACTTGAAGAGGTTTATACGTGGGAACCGTTCATTCGGGATGAGACGAGGCGTGCGGAACTCCACAATATGCGTATTTCCATTAAACGCCTCCGATATACAATGGAACTTTTTCGTGTGGCGTATGGAGCGCCGACGCCTAACAGCCAATACGCTGAATTTCTCGCGGTGATCGTTGATTTACAAGAGATACTCGGCGATGTCCATGACGCTGATGTCGTCTTGGAAGTTTTAGCCGATTATCCGTCTCAATCGGGAAACCGAGGCACACAAATGGATGCCCCTCCGGGTGTTGCTACGCTCATCGCTCAGACAAAGGAAACCCGCAAGGCGGATTATGAAACGTTTTTAGGAAAGTGGGACCAACTCGCCGTCGCAGGTTTCAAGCAGAAATTGTTATCATTTTTAACTGATCAGCCCTCGTTCATCGTTCCACGATGA